TCTTCCCAAGAAATTGAACGTAGTCCCGTATTGGTTTTCTCTTTCATCGGTTCGATCTTAAATAGAGAATTAAATAAATCTCGATGATCTAAAATATTCCGGTACATATATGCTAGCGGTTTAGCTAGTCCAGCTTTTATATTATGCTTCGTATCGTTATATACAATACTTTCTAGAGAACTACTTAATATCGCATCTTTACGAACAACTTTGTAATCTAATAAACGCTTCGCGATTTTTTTCTTCATTTCAGGATTTATTTCGTCATTAAAAATAAAGTGATAGGCTTGTTGTTTGGAGAAATTATTTGTAAAATCCCCTTGTGATACACCGGTTTTTGTAAACCATTGTGGTGAAAGAACAAAGACTACCTTTTTACCTTCTAATTCATCCATTGTAGACGTCATATTTAAAATATGGGCCAAGCTTTGCGTACCACCAGTCCCTATTAAAAATGGCGTAAAACCTGCCGGATTTACTTTAAAATAATTAGACGGATGATATGCATCCATTCGTAAAAATTCTGATGAACCATACATCGGTAAATACTGCGAATTCTCTAACATTTTTTGCTGTAAGAAAACACTTTGCAATTTTTCTTTTTGCAAGGAAGTTGCTGCATCTTCTACCTTTTTATCGCTTATTAGTGATACTAAACTCTTAGAGGGAATAAGCAATACAATGAAAAAAAGTACGCAGGCTAAAATAATTGGTCCGAAAGCATGCTTCATCTTCATCTGCTATTCCTCTTTCTAGTACTATTAAATTGTAACCCTTGTTTTTGACACGTCATCATTTCTCTCCTTTTTCTCTATACATGCTCCATTCTATTTATCTATTATTTACATGTATGTATTCCATTTCTTTGCACTATTAAGTTAAATACTTATAGAGCAAGAAAGTGTTTCCAAAGAAACATGTTAATTATACAAGATTCTACATAAATTTCACACTGGAATTTTAGTAATAATTTTATTTTTAAGTAGTGAAAAAACACATAAAATGTCTATAATTCATCAGATGATGTATTGAGTTCAAAATATGATAATAAACGCCCACTATGATCAACATCTTGAGTATATGTAAAGCCTTGCTTGCGTAAAAGTTTTTTCGAATTCTCATTAGCTACTTTAACCCTAGCAATTATTCTTTTTAAATTCATCGTCCCTGTTGCATATTGAATGGAAGCCTCTGTTGCTTCTGACGCATATCCATTCCTCCAATACTCTGGATCAAGGAGATACATAATTTCTGTTTCCCCTGTTTCATTTACCTTTCTTAAACCACAATGTCCTAATAACTGGTCTGTTTCATTTTTGAATAACAGCCATACACCAAAATCATACTGTTCCCAATGCAATATAAGTTGACTAATATAATCTTTAGTTTCATCTATCGACATACCTCTTGATTTAGCAAGCCATTGACCAACAGCTTCTTTTTTCAATATGTTATACAATTGATCAACATCTTCTATATTCGGTTTTCTCATCACCAATCTTTTCGTATGTATTACTTTCCCCTTTACAAATACAGACATAGTGCCCCTCCTAATACTGTTTATAGACTAGTAAATTATACCACGAACTATCATCGGCTTTAACTAAGAAAAAACAGACTATCACATACGTGAAGTCTGTTTTTTCTCTTTCTTTACTTTTGTATGTCCGCCCATTTCAAGCTAGTTGCTGGACCAAATTGGTGAACATATAAATCTTTTACATACGGTTTTTGTAAGTAAGATAGTCCACGCTGGAATACCGGTGCAATTACTGCATCATCAAGAAGTACTTTTTCAGCATCTTGCATTGCTTTCCAACGAGCTTTTTCATCATTACCTAATTCTGTTTTAATATTCTTAATTAACGCATCGTATTCTGGATTTGCATACCCTGTATTATTAACGGTACTTCCCGAAAGGAAAACTTCTAAGTATGT
This genomic interval from Bacillus cereus contains the following:
- the dltD gene encoding D-alanyl-lipoteichoic acid biosynthesis protein DltD produces the protein MKMKHAFGPIILACVLFFIVLLIPSKSLVSLISDKKVEDAATSLQKEKLQSVFLQQKMLENSQYLPMYGSSEFLRMDAYHPSNYFKVNPAGFTPFLIGTGGTQSLAHILNMTSTMDELEGKKVVFVLSPQWFTKTGVSQGDFTNNFSKQQAYHFIFNDEINPEMKKKIAKRLLDYKVVRKDAILSSSLESIVYNDTKHNIKAGLAKPLAYMYRNILDHRDLFNSLFKIEPMKEKTNTGLRSISWEDARKQAEQEGKAESTTNTFGIENPYYYKHNLKKKLKGLKNFRANESYDESPEYDDLQIVLDLFKEKNVKPLFISVPVNGPWYDYAGFPKERRDVYYSKVRDQVEKAGYPVVDFSSHEYDKYFLKDTIHLGWKGWIYFDEAVQKFYSEK
- a CDS encoding GNAT family N-acetyltransferase, which encodes MSVFVKGKVIHTKRLVMRKPNIEDVDQLYNILKKEAVGQWLAKSRGMSIDETKDYISQLILHWEQYDFGVWLLFKNETDQLLGHCGLRKVNETGETEIMYLLDPEYWRNGYASEATEASIQYATGTMNLKRIIARVKVANENSKKLLRKQGFTYTQDVDHSGRLLSYFELNTSSDEL